The proteins below are encoded in one region of Asticcacaulis excentricus CB 48:
- a CDS encoding CopG family ribbon-helix-helix protein: MSETETDHLARLSMSLPGSLLDSFDKMVADRGLPSRSSAMTELIRGAVAEHAERQRPDDVVAGTVTLVYASDSGTVRHRVAQKQLDFLKEVISSQHVFLENDQSLEVLLVQGPPSQLEDLCDGFRRIRGMYQVKLVTTAALLPQLHDHQASEVKSTQTPPLPPAAANSR, translated from the coding sequence ATGTCTGAAACAGAGACCGATCATCTGGCCCGGCTCAGCATGAGCCTGCCCGGTTCTCTCCTCGATTCTTTCGATAAAATGGTCGCCGATCGCGGCCTGCCGTCGCGGTCGAGCGCCATGACGGAACTGATCCGCGGAGCGGTAGCCGAACACGCTGAGCGCCAGAGGCCGGACGATGTGGTGGCGGGCACCGTCACCCTCGTCTACGCCTCAGACTCGGGCACGGTGCGCCATCGGGTGGCGCAAAAGCAGCTGGATTTTTTAAAGGAAGTGATTTCGTCTCAGCACGTGTTCCTGGAGAACGACCAGTCACTGGAAGTCCTCCTCGTTCAGGGACCGCCGTCGCAGCTGGAAGACTTATGCGACGGATTCCGCCGCATTCGCGGCATGTACCAGGTCAAGCTGGTGACGACCGCCGCGCTTCTGCCGCAGTTGCACGATCATCAGGCCTCTGAAGTCAAATCCACACAAACTCCGCCCTTGCCACCGGCGGCCGCGAACAGTCGCTAA
- a CDS encoding type II toxin-antitoxin system death-on-curing family toxin has product MTRYLSLEDVLTIHDAQIAEYGGGQGVRDPGQLEAALFRPQTGYYSDIVSEAAALWESLSQNHPFIDGNKRTAFASMHVFLILNGYELTAELNDTIHFVVALYETHTFAFDRLESWLRAHARQAHV; this is encoded by the coding sequence GTGACCCGCTACCTTTCGCTTGAGGACGTCCTCACGATCCATGACGCTCAAATTGCTGAGTATGGAGGTGGTCAGGGCGTGCGAGACCCGGGTCAGTTGGAAGCCGCCCTTTTTCGCCCACAAACGGGTTATTACTCTGACATCGTCTCAGAGGCGGCAGCGCTCTGGGAAAGTCTTTCACAAAACCATCCGTTCATCGACGGCAACAAGCGAACGGCCTTCGCATCAATGCACGTCTTCTTGATTTTAAACGGCTATGAACTAACCGCTGAACTTAATGACACAATTCATTTCGTTGTCGCCCTTTACGAAACCCATACCTTTGCCTTTGATAGGCTTGAATCATGGCTAAGGGCGCACGCCCGGCAGGCACACGTCTGA
- a CDS encoding urea amidolyase associated protein UAAP1, which yields MTTADPKSARDHARAQAGTRVDAMPILPALADDVPVGARVVWEETLAPGGYGAKRLSRGTRLRLIDSQGDACLSMLVFNAEMSTERLNIADTLKVQWNGYITAGKLILSDMGRVMLSVLTDTAATHDAFCGASNQASNARKYGDGFNHGQHPNARDRFMLGVAKFGLSRKDVHPCLNWFKGVRIEDDGTTVPQVGPFPAGREVILRAEMDLIVVFANTPHVLDPRQTYSVTPVRLTAWTGEVTSEDDTIRIATPEGLRAFLNTEDYYAR from the coding sequence ATGACAACCGCAGACCCCAAGTCTGCGCGCGACCATGCGCGCGCACAGGCAGGCACACGTGTCGACGCCATGCCCATCCTGCCCGCTCTCGCCGACGATGTGCCGGTTGGGGCGCGTGTGGTGTGGGAGGAAACCCTTGCGCCAGGCGGCTACGGAGCGAAACGCCTGTCACGCGGCACGCGGTTGCGTCTGATCGACAGCCAAGGCGACGCCTGCCTGTCCATGCTGGTCTTCAACGCGGAGATGTCGACCGAGCGTCTTAACATCGCGGATACGCTCAAGGTGCAGTGGAACGGCTATATCACGGCAGGCAAACTCATCCTATCCGATATGGGCCGGGTAATGCTGTCAGTGCTGACCGACACAGCGGCGACGCACGACGCCTTCTGCGGTGCCTCAAATCAGGCCTCGAACGCGCGTAAATACGGCGACGGCTTTAATCATGGCCAACATCCCAATGCCCGCGACCGTTTCATGCTGGGCGTCGCCAAGTTCGGCCTGTCACGCAAAGACGTCCATCCCTGCCTCAACTGGTTCAAGGGCGTGAGGATCGAAGACGACGGTACGACCGTGCCGCAGGTCGGCCCCTTTCCTGCCGGACGCGAAGTAATACTGCGCGCCGAAATGGACCTGATCGTCGTCTTTGCCAACACCCCGCACGTCCTCGACCCGCGCCAAACGTACAGCGTCACGCCGGTGCGCCTGACGGCGTGGACCGGCGAGGTGACGTCTGAAGACGACACGATCCGCATCGCTACGCCGGAAGGGCTTCGCGCCTTCCTCAACACTGAAGACTATTACGCACGGTAA
- a CDS encoding putative urea ABC transporter substrate-binding protein — protein sequence MSISRRVILGGLLATVSAVSLAACSQPKEAPKAPAGKTEFTIGWSIYAGWMPWPYAAQAGIVKKWADKYGLTINILQINDYVESVNQFTAGKLDGVTVASMDALTIPAAGGKDTTALIVGDYSNGNDGIVSKSAKTVAALKGTTINLVELSVSHYLLARALEQAGLKMADIKTVNTSDADIVGAFASADVKTVATWNPQLGEVKKTKGATLVFDSSKIPGEILDLLVVDTALLAATPDLGKALAGIWYETLAVMSAKTAEGAAARAAMASLSGTTPEDYDSQLSTTFMYYSALDALKAMESPDLATVMDRVRQFSFAQGLFGPGASSVDAIGISLPGKTLGSAENIKLRFDPTYTKLAADNAL from the coding sequence ATGAGCATATCGAGACGCGTCATTCTGGGTGGTCTTCTGGCCACCGTCTCAGCGGTCAGTCTGGCCGCGTGCAGCCAACCGAAGGAAGCGCCCAAGGCGCCTGCCGGCAAGACCGAGTTCACCATCGGCTGGTCGATCTACGCCGGCTGGATGCCCTGGCCCTACGCCGCGCAGGCGGGGATCGTGAAGAAGTGGGCCGACAAATATGGCCTGACGATCAATATCCTGCAGATCAACGACTATGTGGAATCCGTCAATCAGTTCACCGCCGGCAAACTCGATGGCGTCACGGTGGCGAGCATGGATGCCCTGACGATCCCGGCCGCGGGCGGCAAGGACACGACCGCGCTGATCGTCGGCGACTATTCCAATGGCAATGACGGCATAGTATCGAAATCCGCCAAGACGGTCGCCGCTCTGAAAGGTACGACCATCAATCTCGTGGAGTTGTCTGTTTCGCACTACCTGCTGGCGCGCGCGCTAGAGCAGGCGGGCCTGAAAATGGCCGATATTAAAACCGTCAATACATCGGATGCCGATATCGTCGGTGCCTTTGCCTCGGCGGACGTGAAGACAGTCGCGACCTGGAATCCGCAGTTGGGCGAAGTGAAGAAGACGAAGGGCGCTACGCTCGTCTTTGACTCTTCGAAGATCCCCGGTGAAATCCTCGACCTCCTTGTGGTCGACACCGCGCTCCTGGCCGCCACACCCGATCTGGGCAAGGCGCTCGCCGGAATCTGGTATGAGACCCTGGCGGTCATGAGCGCCAAAACAGCCGAAGGCGCCGCCGCCCGCGCGGCCATGGCCAGCCTCTCGGGCACGACGCCGGAGGACTATGACAGCCAATTGTCGACCACCTTCATGTACTACTCGGCGCTTGATGCGCTGAAGGCCATGGAAAGCCCTGATCTGGCCACGGTCATGGATCGTGTGCGCCAGTTCAGTTTCGCCCAGGGTCTGTTCGGGCCGGGCGCCAGCTCCGTTGACGCCATTGGCATCTCGCTGCCCGGCAAGACGCTTGGTTCGGCGGAGAATATCAAGCTGCGCTTCGATCCGACCTATACCAAACTCGCCGCCGACAACGCGCTGTAA
- a CDS encoding ATP-binding cassette domain-containing protein has protein sequence MSDLLEFRDIWVEYGDKIVLERVNLSIAEGSFVAITGPSGAGKSTFLRLALGQESPAKGQVFLDGKVLAPQCDPDRGVVFQRYSVYPHLTVLQNVLLGLEFAKSPVLGRLWGRARRDAVAIATEMLTAVGLQHNLHVYPSALSGGMQQRLAIAQALVKHPRVLLLDEPFGALDPEIRLDMHELILKLWAERRLTILMVTHDLPEAFKLGTRVLRIDKRRRDPQAPHRYGSDIVSDVSPDKAAALPADLATLLLPRPEET, from the coding sequence ATGAGCGACCTCCTAGAGTTCCGGGATATCTGGGTCGAGTACGGTGACAAGATCGTGCTGGAGCGCGTCAACCTGTCCATCGCTGAAGGCAGCTTCGTTGCCATTACCGGCCCTTCGGGTGCCGGCAAATCGACATTCCTGCGGCTGGCACTCGGTCAGGAGTCGCCCGCCAAAGGCCAGGTCTTTCTCGACGGCAAGGTGCTGGCGCCGCAATGCGATCCCGATCGCGGCGTCGTCTTCCAGCGCTATTCCGTCTACCCGCATCTGACCGTCTTGCAAAACGTCCTCCTCGGGCTTGAGTTCGCCAAATCGCCCGTCCTCGGACGTTTATGGGGGAGGGCACGCCGCGATGCGGTCGCTATCGCGACCGAGATGCTGACTGCCGTCGGGTTGCAGCACAATCTGCACGTTTATCCCAGCGCTCTGTCAGGCGGCATGCAACAACGCCTCGCCATCGCCCAGGCATTGGTCAAGCATCCGCGTGTATTGCTTCTCGACGAGCCTTTCGGGGCGCTTGATCCCGAAATACGCCTCGACATGCACGAGCTTATTCTGAAGCTGTGGGCCGAGCGCCGACTGACCATTCTTATGGTGACGCACGACCTGCCTGAGGCCTTCAAGCTCGGCACGCGCGTACTGCGCATCGACAAACGCCGGCGCGATCCGCAGGCGCCTCATCGTTACGGCTCGGACATTGTCAGCGACGTAAGCCCTGACAAGGCCGCCGCGTTGCCGGCGGATCTGGCCACCCTCCTTCTACCTCGCCCGGAAGAGACCTAG
- a CDS encoding urea amidolyase associated protein UAAP2 yields the protein MTMTETIIYDETVVARAPWIHTVRAGQRLRIIDLEGNQAVDFLMYAADDDAERYSAQDTIAAQGNLFLREGAILLSNEGNPMMRIVATSVAHHDTIGGACSCESNTLRYGHHTKSQHSCVDNFLTANATKGRGKRDMVSNINFFMNVPVESDGTLGIVDGISAPGLTVDLEALMDVEVVVSNCPQINNPCNGFNPTPIRMVVTDQ from the coding sequence ATGACCATGACCGAAACGATCATCTATGACGAAACCGTCGTTGCCAGAGCGCCGTGGATACATACGGTAAGGGCGGGCCAGCGCTTACGCATTATCGACCTCGAAGGCAATCAGGCCGTCGACTTCCTGATGTACGCCGCCGACGATGATGCCGAACGCTATAGTGCTCAAGACACTATAGCGGCGCAGGGCAATCTCTTTCTGCGCGAAGGCGCCATTCTGTTATCCAACGAAGGCAACCCGATGATGCGCATCGTCGCCACCTCGGTCGCCCATCACGACACGATCGGCGGGGCGTGCAGCTGTGAGTCCAACACTCTGCGTTACGGCCACCACACCAAGTCGCAGCATTCGTGCGTCGACAACTTCCTGACGGCCAACGCCACCAAAGGCCGCGGCAAGCGCGACATGGTATCGAATATCAACTTCTTCATGAATGTGCCGGTGGAATCCGATGGAACCCTAGGGATTGTCGATGGCATTTCCGCGCCCGGCCTGACCGTCGATCTCGAAGCCCTGATGGATGTCGAAGTCGTCGTCTCCAACTGCCCGCAGATCAATAATCCCTGCAACGGCTTTAATCCCACACCGATCCGCATGGTGGTCACTGATCAATGA
- a CDS encoding ABC transporter permease, with product MRRLINIKPHKGAAVVLGALPLAVAVLAYTKAASDRQAVNAADKLLPTIDRMAESFGRIAFYPDALTGKVLVLADTVASLQRLGIGIGVATAIALVLGLALGVLPLARATLAPLIATIAVIPPIAILPILFIIFGLGETSKIVLIAIGIAPLMVRDLAAHVAALPNEQILKAQTLGASTWQLTLRVALPQALPRLIDSLRLSIGPAWVFLISAEAIASDVGLGYRIFLVRRYLSMDIILPYVVWIALLALLMDIVLRAISREVFPWYHRRSA from the coding sequence ATGCGGCGTCTGATCAACATCAAGCCCCATAAGGGGGCGGCTGTCGTGCTGGGGGCTCTGCCCTTAGCAGTTGCCGTCCTTGCCTATACAAAAGCCGCATCGGACCGGCAGGCGGTCAACGCCGCCGACAAACTCCTGCCCACCATCGACCGGATGGCAGAGAGCTTTGGCCGCATTGCCTTTTATCCTGATGCCCTTACCGGCAAGGTACTGGTTCTGGCGGATACGGTGGCCAGTTTGCAGCGCCTGGGCATTGGGATCGGGGTGGCGACGGCCATCGCCCTGGTGCTTGGACTGGCACTGGGCGTCCTGCCCTTGGCCCGCGCTACCCTCGCGCCGCTCATTGCGACGATCGCTGTCATTCCGCCAATCGCTATCCTGCCCATCTTGTTCATCATCTTTGGGCTCGGAGAAACCTCCAAGATTGTGCTGATCGCGATAGGCATTGCGCCCCTCATGGTGCGTGATCTCGCCGCGCATGTCGCGGCCCTGCCCAATGAACAGATACTGAAAGCCCAAACCCTGGGTGCTAGTACCTGGCAACTTACCTTAAGGGTCGCCCTGCCGCAGGCCTTGCCAAGGCTCATAGATAGCCTGCGTCTGTCGATCGGGCCGGCTTGGGTCTTTTTGATTTCGGCCGAGGCGATCGCGTCGGATGTTGGGCTCGGGTACCGCATCTTCCTCGTTCGCCGCTATCTGTCGATGGATATCATTCTGCCCTATGTCGTTTGGATCGCACTTTTAGCGCTTCTGATGGACATCGTCCTGCGCGCCATCAGTCGCGAGGTTTTTCCGTGGTATCACCGGAGGTCGGCATGA